A single Streptomyces sp. Edi2 DNA region contains:
- a CDS encoding serine hydrolase encodes MAIDARVSQKAAAMTLIAVAGVSLTSIPAVAHGSTARQPAAAGAGVQAVAAPGTPRLPGGLSALSWMVADADTGSVLAAKNAHRKLPPASTLKTLFAVTVLPKFPSGSVRRVSTADLAGIGSGSSVVGVKEGRRYSVADLWRGVFLRSGNDAVHVLAAMNGGWRTTAQEMQETARKLGARDTTVKSPDGYDAPGQVSSAYDLSVFARAGLANDDFARYCATSRAAFPGAGGTTMIENTNRILVGSHGLSRYPGIIGVKNGYTSKAGNTLIAAARRNGRTLLVTVLNPQSNATNAVYKEAGSLLDWGFDTDGKAQPVGTLHAVRTPDGDGDAPLRPVAAEITGAEAHGGPPRRSTLVLGAGGAGVAALGLGALLGRWRQARGRRRQGEGRRRSLGR; translated from the coding sequence ATGGCAATTGACGCGCGAGTGTCCCAGAAGGCAGCGGCGATGACCCTGATCGCCGTCGCCGGTGTATCGCTGACGTCCATACCGGCCGTGGCGCACGGCTCGACGGCGCGTCAGCCCGCCGCGGCCGGTGCCGGGGTGCAGGCCGTCGCCGCTCCCGGCACACCGAGGCTGCCCGGTGGTCTGTCCGCCCTGTCCTGGATGGTGGCCGACGCGGACACCGGCAGCGTGCTGGCCGCGAAGAACGCCCACCGCAAGCTCCCCCCGGCCAGCACCCTCAAGACGCTGTTCGCGGTCACCGTCCTGCCGAAGTTCCCGTCCGGCTCCGTACGCCGGGTCAGCACGGCGGACCTCGCGGGCATCGGGTCCGGCAGCAGCGTCGTCGGCGTCAAGGAGGGCCGCCGCTACAGCGTCGCCGACCTGTGGCGCGGGGTCTTCCTGCGCTCCGGCAACGATGCGGTGCACGTGCTGGCCGCGATGAACGGCGGCTGGCGGACCACTGCGCAGGAGATGCAGGAGACCGCCCGCAAACTCGGAGCGCGCGACACCACCGTCAAGTCCCCGGACGGCTATGACGCGCCCGGCCAGGTGTCCTCGGCGTACGACCTGTCCGTCTTCGCCCGCGCCGGGCTCGCCAATGACGACTTCGCCCGCTACTGCGCCACCAGCCGTGCCGCCTTCCCCGGCGCCGGCGGCACCACCATGATCGAGAACACCAACCGGATACTGGTGGGCTCGCACGGACTGTCCCGCTACCCCGGCATCATCGGCGTCAAGAACGGCTACACCAGCAAGGCCGGCAACACCCTGATCGCCGCCGCCCGGCGGAACGGCCGCACCCTGCTGGTCACCGTGCTGAACCCGCAGTCGAACGCGACCAACGCCGTCTACAAGGAAGCCGGTTCGCTGCTGGACTGGGGCTTCGACACCGACGGAAAGGCCCAGCCGGTGGGCACTCTGCACGCCGTGCGCACCCCCGACGGCGACGGCGACGCGCCGCTCCGCCCGGTCGCCGCCGAGATCACCGGGGCCGAGGCGCACGGCGGTCCGCCCAGGCGCTCCACCCTCGTCCTGGGCGCGGGCGGAGCAGGTGTCGCGGCCCTCGGGCTGGGCGCCCTGCTCGGCCGGTGGCGCCAGGCGCGAGGGCGTCGCAGGCAGGGGGAGGGGCGGCGTAGGTCCTTGGGGCGGTAG
- a CDS encoding DUF427 domain-containing protein codes for MTATRGHHIEVRQGTDHVRVTVGGRLLADSRRPLLLQETGYPVRYYLPPEDVRTDLLTPSETHTVCPFKGTASYWSLPDGPEDIAWAYPEPRPEVAQIKDHFCFYEVDPD; via the coding sequence ATGACCGCCACCAGGGGCCATCACATCGAGGTCAGGCAGGGAACGGACCACGTCCGCGTCACGGTCGGCGGCCGGCTGCTGGCCGACAGCCGCCGCCCGCTCCTCCTCCAGGAGACCGGCTACCCCGTGCGCTACTACCTCCCGCCCGAGGACGTCCGCACCGATCTGCTGACCCCGTCCGAGACACACACCGTCTGCCCCTTCAAGGGCACCGCCTCCTACTGGTCGCTTCCCGACGGGCCGGAGGACATCGCGTGGGCCTACCCGGAACCGCGCCCCGAGGTGGCGCAGATCAAAGATCACTTCTGCTTCTACGAGGTCGACCCGGACTGA
- a CDS encoding thioesterase family protein, protein MTADAAGGLPLFHQTVRDDWIDYNGHLSEAYYVLVFGFATDALMDAAGLDAAYRDRTGCSLYTVEAHVRHLHEVARGSELTVRTTVLGVDDRKLRLVHEMFARAPSGSPVATEELFALHVDQAAGSAAPLPDASREYFAGLLAPAPPWAGKGIRAVQPHR, encoded by the coding sequence ATGACCGCCGACGCTGCGGGCGGCCTCCCGCTCTTCCACCAGACCGTCCGGGACGACTGGATCGACTACAACGGCCACCTCAGCGAGGCCTACTACGTCCTGGTCTTCGGCTTCGCCACCGATGCCCTGATGGACGCGGCCGGCCTCGACGCGGCCTACCGGGACCGGACCGGCTGCTCCCTGTACACGGTCGAGGCCCACGTCCGCCATCTCCACGAGGTCGCCCGCGGCAGCGAACTCACCGTCCGCACGACCGTGTTGGGCGTGGACGACAGGAAACTGCGCCTCGTCCACGAGATGTTCGCCCGGGCGCCGTCGGGCTCCCCGGTGGCCACCGAGGAGCTGTTCGCCCTGCATGTCGACCAGGCCGCCGGGAGCGCGGCACCGCTGCCCGACGCGAGCCGGGAGTACTTCGCCGGGCTCCTGGCGCCGGCGCCCCCGTGGGCGGGCAAGGGGATCCGCGCGGTGCAGCCGCACCGGTAA
- a CDS encoding 3-hydroxyacyl-CoA dehydrogenase NAD-binding domain-containing protein, whose amino-acid sequence MPESTSARCAPSAPCAPEDVRRIACIGAGVIGGGWVAHFLARGYDVTAWDPADDAEDKLRRLVAAAWPALEQIGLTDGASPDRLTLAPTLAEAVADADFVQESAPENLELKRSLLAELAAATRPGVVIASSTSGYPMTDMQTTAEDAGRLVVGHPFNPPYLIPLVEVVGGERTDREAVAWAARFYDLAGKSVITMDRELPGFIANRLQEALWREALHMVANGEASVEDIDASITEGPGLRWAFMGPCLTFALAGGEGGMAHMLDHFGPSLKSPWTRLAAPELDRELRDAMVDGCAEAAGGRTYADLVAERDQGVIDVLRATGRLGSARR is encoded by the coding sequence ATGCCCGAATCCACCTCCGCACGCTGTGCCCCCTCCGCCCCCTGTGCCCCCGAGGACGTACGCCGTATCGCCTGTATCGGCGCCGGGGTGATCGGCGGCGGCTGGGTCGCCCACTTCCTCGCCCGCGGCTACGACGTCACCGCCTGGGACCCGGCCGACGACGCCGAGGACAAGCTCCGCCGCCTGGTTGCCGCCGCCTGGCCCGCGCTGGAGCAGATAGGCCTGACCGACGGCGCCTCGCCGGACCGGCTGACGCTCGCTCCCACCCTCGCCGAGGCGGTCGCCGACGCCGACTTCGTCCAGGAAAGCGCCCCCGAGAACCTGGAGTTGAAGCGCTCCTTGCTCGCCGAGCTCGCCGCCGCGACGCGCCCCGGCGTGGTCATCGCCTCCTCCACCTCCGGCTACCCGATGACGGATATGCAGACGACAGCCGAGGACGCCGGCCGCCTGGTCGTCGGTCACCCCTTCAACCCGCCGTACCTCATCCCGCTGGTCGAGGTCGTCGGCGGCGAGCGCACCGACCGCGAGGCCGTCGCCTGGGCCGCGCGCTTCTACGACCTGGCGGGCAAGTCCGTGATCACCATGGACCGCGAGCTGCCCGGCTTCATCGCCAACCGCCTGCAGGAAGCCCTCTGGCGCGAGGCGCTGCACATGGTCGCGAACGGCGAGGCCTCGGTCGAGGACATCGACGCCTCGATCACCGAGGGCCCGGGGCTGCGCTGGGCATTCATGGGCCCCTGTCTGACCTTCGCGCTGGCCGGCGGCGAGGGCGGGATGGCCCATATGCTCGACCACTTCGGCCCGTCCCTGAAGTCGCCGTGGACCCGGCTGGCGGCTCCCGAGCTGGACCGCGAGCTGCGCGACGCCATGGTCGACGGGTGCGCGGAGGCGGCGGGCGGCCGTACGTACGCGGATCTGGTCGCCGAACGCGACCAGGGCGTCATCGACGTCCTGCGCGCCACGGGCCGGCTGGGGAGCGCCCGCCGATGA
- a CDS encoding 3-keto-5-aminohexanoate cleavage protein produces MNNEVIITCALTGAGDTTHRSPHVPVTPEQIAASAVEAASAGAAVVHIHVRDPETGAPSRDPRLYAEVVGRIKETGTDVVINLTAGMGGDLVIDPEQPLRQLPGTDLVSGLERLPHVEELLPDICTLDCGSLNFGDGSNLYVSTPDMLRAGARRIQELGVRPELEIFDTGQLWFAKQLLAEGLLDDPTVFQLCMGIPWGAPADPGVLQSMVNLLPEGAQWASFALGRMQMPWVAQSILLGGHVRVGLEDNLYLSKGVKATNGQLVERAVHITELLGATVATPDRARARLGLKPRG; encoded by the coding sequence GTGAACAACGAGGTCATCATCACCTGCGCGCTCACCGGCGCCGGCGACACCACCCACCGCTCCCCGCACGTCCCCGTGACGCCCGAGCAGATCGCCGCGTCGGCCGTCGAGGCGGCCTCCGCGGGCGCCGCGGTGGTGCACATCCACGTACGCGACCCCGAGACCGGCGCCCCGTCGCGTGACCCGCGGCTGTACGCCGAGGTGGTCGGGCGGATCAAGGAGACCGGCACCGACGTCGTCATCAACCTCACCGCGGGTATGGGCGGCGACCTGGTGATAGACCCCGAGCAACCGCTCCGGCAGCTGCCCGGTACGGACCTGGTGAGCGGCCTGGAGCGGCTGCCGCACGTCGAGGAACTGCTGCCCGACATCTGCACCCTGGACTGCGGCTCCCTCAACTTCGGCGACGGCTCCAACCTCTATGTCTCCACGCCCGACATGCTGCGGGCGGGTGCCCGGCGCATCCAGGAGCTCGGGGTGCGGCCCGAGCTGGAGATCTTCGACACCGGTCAGCTGTGGTTCGCCAAGCAGTTGCTGGCCGAGGGGCTGCTGGACGACCCGACGGTCTTCCAGCTGTGCATGGGCATCCCGTGGGGCGCGCCGGCCGACCCGGGCGTCCTGCAGTCGATGGTGAACCTGCTGCCCGAGGGCGCCCAGTGGGCGAGCTTCGCGCTCGGCCGTATGCAGATGCCGTGGGTCGCCCAGTCGATCCTCCTCGGCGGCCATGTGCGGGTCGGCCTGGAGGACAACCTCTACCTCAGCAAGGGCGTCAAGGCCACCAACGGCCAGCTCGTCGAACGCGCGGTCCACATCACCGAGTTGCTGGGAGCCACGGTCGCCACCCCCGACCGGGCACGTGCCCGCCTGGGCCTGAAGCCGCGCGGCTGA
- a CDS encoding TetR/AcrR family transcriptional regulator yields MKDTPGTRVTDDAGEVTDRVREVIGRLGCSHREFARRIVMDPSKLSRSLGGTRRFTLAEIVRIADIGEVDTGWLLGAPERPSAAPDRAPAAVPEGGRPLQIVRETVRLIAEHGFHGVRVADIAAACGTSPAAVHYHFPGRDELLEAAVRWCMDEDTERRAAGLAAAPDARGELLHLIALQTPRTEQQRRQWLVWLDLWAQAARSTAVGRLHEHYYRQWRTTVADVVRRGVGQGVFRAVDPEFAALRLTALIDGLATQVLATAPDSTGPDTMHTALLAFVDSELAAAPAG; encoded by the coding sequence ATGAAGGACACCCCCGGAACCCGGGTCACCGACGACGCCGGAGAGGTCACGGACCGCGTCCGTGAGGTGATCGGCCGGCTCGGCTGCAGCCACCGCGAATTCGCCCGCCGGATCGTGATGGACCCGTCGAAACTGTCCAGGTCACTGGGGGGCACCCGGCGTTTCACCCTGGCCGAGATCGTCCGCATCGCCGACATCGGCGAGGTGGACACGGGCTGGCTGCTCGGCGCCCCCGAGCGGCCCTCGGCAGCGCCGGACCGCGCACCGGCGGCCGTCCCCGAGGGCGGCCGGCCGCTGCAGATCGTGCGGGAAACCGTCCGGCTGATCGCCGAGCACGGCTTCCACGGTGTACGGGTCGCCGATATCGCCGCCGCCTGCGGTACCAGCCCGGCCGCGGTGCACTACCACTTCCCCGGCCGCGACGAACTGCTGGAAGCGGCCGTGCGCTGGTGCATGGACGAGGACACCGAACGCCGCGCGGCGGGCCTGGCCGCGGCCCCCGACGCCCGCGGCGAGCTGCTGCACCTGATCGCGCTGCAGACGCCGCGCACCGAGCAGCAGCGCCGGCAGTGGCTGGTCTGGCTGGATCTGTGGGCCCAGGCCGCCCGCTCCACCGCCGTGGGGCGGCTGCACGAGCACTACTACCGGCAGTGGCGCACCACCGTCGCCGATGTCGTACGCCGCGGCGTCGGCCAGGGCGTCTTCCGCGCCGTCGATCCGGAGTTCGCCGCGCTGCGGCTGACCGCCCTGATCGACGGCCTGGCCACCCAGGTGCTCGCCACCGCGCCGGACAGCACCGGCCCCGACACGATGCACACCGCGCTGCTCGCCTTCGTCGACAGCGAACTCGCCGCCGCCCCGGCCGGCTGA
- a CDS encoding SpoIIE family protein phosphatase, with translation MADRGAKRPTVSVPDDWPAHPDLTLALNGMGGFDWDLDSGLMHMDAPALEVFDMLPSEYDDRPATLGCRVPAHEAARLDALVARALKDGSDSYGAYFRVRLRDGELRWTHSQGSIRRDGTGKPRRIIGVVRDASHEYTHAAERLAVDEERRRHTSVVERTTAALAHARTVGEVIAVLADEQGLSRLGAENVILGLVEAGRIRLMSEGKAGSFVPDLEYTRVGDEFPMSEVVRTLTPRYVGSREEFRRNYPRLWPAIEPLNVHSAAYLPLIAQGRPIGVIGLFFERESDFHDPERNVLVALGSSIAQSLARAMLYDQEHDLAAGLQQAMLPRRIPGVAGAQIAVRYRSARMGRDIGGDWYDVIPLPDGRVAAVIGDVQGHDTQAAALMGQLRIVLRAYASEGHAPATVMARASAFLNELDTDRFATCIYVDADLSTGAARIVRAGHIDPLLRHAEGICRRLPVAGGLPLGIASEFRRLDYPVTTVLLAPGDTLLLCTDGIVEQPGTDLDDGMRHLAREVRQGPQDVQQLADRLCESADERTGEDDMALLLLRRLGAPEHDIVGRFRQHIAPADPEGLSAARHMIRAAVRAWGAAERAEEIELVADELITNALLHTDGEAVVNIRMPHSVGRLLRLEVEDQSSSLPRRREPGEAGVSGRGLLLVDRLADVWGVEPRGSGKCVWCEFNCS, from the coding sequence ATGGCTGACCGGGGAGCGAAGCGGCCCACCGTGTCGGTGCCGGACGACTGGCCCGCCCACCCGGACCTGACCCTGGCCCTCAACGGCATGGGCGGCTTCGACTGGGACCTCGACAGCGGGCTGATGCACATGGACGCGCCCGCCCTCGAGGTGTTCGACATGCTCCCGTCGGAGTACGACGACCGCCCCGCCACACTCGGCTGCCGCGTCCCGGCCCACGAGGCGGCCCGGCTGGACGCCCTGGTCGCCCGCGCGCTCAAGGACGGCAGCGACTCCTACGGCGCGTACTTCCGGGTCCGGCTGCGCGACGGCGAGCTCCGCTGGACCCACAGCCAGGGCAGCATCCGCCGGGACGGCACCGGCAAGCCCCGCCGCATCATCGGCGTGGTCCGCGACGCCAGCCACGAATACACCCATGCGGCGGAGCGGCTGGCCGTCGACGAGGAGCGCCGCCGGCACACCAGCGTCGTCGAGCGCACCACCGCCGCCCTGGCACACGCCAGAACGGTCGGCGAAGTGATCGCCGTGCTCGCCGACGAGCAGGGGCTGAGCCGGCTGGGTGCCGAGAACGTGATCCTCGGGCTGGTCGAGGCGGGGCGCATCCGGCTGATGTCCGAGGGCAAGGCGGGCAGCTTCGTACCCGATCTCGAATACACCCGGGTGGGGGACGAATTCCCGATGAGCGAAGTGGTCCGCACCCTCACTCCGCGCTATGTGGGCAGCCGCGAGGAATTCCGGCGCAACTACCCACGGCTGTGGCCGGCCATCGAGCCGCTGAACGTCCACTCCGCGGCCTACCTGCCGCTGATCGCGCAGGGCCGCCCGATCGGTGTGATCGGCCTGTTCTTCGAGCGGGAGAGCGACTTCCACGACCCGGAGCGCAACGTCCTGGTGGCGCTCGGCAGCAGCATCGCGCAGAGCCTGGCCCGCGCCATGCTCTACGACCAGGAACACGATCTCGCCGCCGGCCTCCAGCAGGCCATGCTGCCGCGCCGGATCCCCGGCGTCGCCGGTGCGCAGATCGCCGTCCGCTACCGCTCCGCCCGGATGGGCCGGGACATCGGCGGCGACTGGTACGACGTGATTCCGCTGCCCGACGGCCGGGTCGCCGCCGTCATCGGCGACGTCCAGGGCCACGACACCCAGGCCGCCGCCCTCATGGGCCAGCTGCGGATCGTGCTGCGCGCCTACGCCTCCGAAGGGCACGCCCCGGCCACCGTCATGGCCCGCGCCTCCGCCTTCCTCAACGAGCTCGACACCGACCGCTTCGCGACCTGCATCTACGTCGACGCGGATCTGAGCACCGGCGCAGCCCGGATCGTCCGGGCCGGCCATATCGACCCGCTGCTGCGGCACGCCGAGGGGATCTGCCGCAGGCTGCCGGTCGCCGGCGGGCTGCCGCTCGGTATCGCCTCCGAATTCCGGCGGCTCGACTACCCGGTCACCACCGTCCTGCTCGCCCCCGGCGACACCCTGCTGTTGTGCACCGACGGCATCGTCGAACAGCCCGGCACCGACCTCGACGACGGGATGCGGCATCTGGCCCGCGAGGTCCGCCAGGGCCCCCAGGACGTCCAGCAACTCGCCGACCGGCTGTGCGAATCGGCGGACGAGCGGACCGGCGAGGACGATATGGCGCTGCTTCTGCTCCGCCGCCTCGGTGCCCCCGAACACGACATCGTCGGACGCTTCCGCCAGCACATCGCGCCCGCCGACCCCGAAGGCCTCTCCGCCGCCCGGCACATGATCCGGGCCGCGGTACGCGCCTGGGGCGCGGCGGAGCGCGCCGAGGAGATCGAACTGGTCGCCGACGAGCTGATCACCAACGCGCTGCTGCACACCGACGGCGAGGCCGTGGTCAACATCCGGATGCCGCACAGCGTCGGGCGGCTGCTGCGGCTGGAGGTCGAGGACCAGTCCAGCAGTCTGCCGCGGCGCCGCGAGCCGGGGGAAGCCGGTGTCTCCGGCCGGGGGCTGCTGCTCGTGGACCGCCTGGCCGATGTCTGGGGTGTGGAACCGCGCGGCAGCGGAAAGTGCGTATGGTGCGAGTTCAACTGCTCCTGA
- a CDS encoding glutamine synthetase family protein, whose protein sequence is MGSRAAQQRQEARQLAARLSAEGVRNVALTWVDNAGIARVKTVPAERLAAAAERGVGMSPVFDVFTSDDAITASDHLGGPDGDLRLFPDLDRVTTLAAQPGWAWAPADRYDQLGLPHAACQRQFARRMTERAATAGLELRMGFETEWVVTRAPAGHQTATGDEPLDYPCAGPAYGMTRVVELSDYLRDVTEALSVQGIDVLQLHPEYAPGQFEVTTAPGDPVRAADDVVLVRETIRAVSVRHGLRASFAPSFVAGQVGNGCHLHLGLYRDGTSLHRSPDAPWGLAPDAAAFLGGVLGALPALLAIGCPSPASYLRLQPSQWAGVYQCWGVENREAALRLITGAPDDPDGGHAEIKTFDAAANPYLAVGSVIAAGLHGIDSGDRLPEPQTGDPGVLGVRERARRGIVRLPATLTEAADRLEKSAPLHEAMGEVLHGAVLAVRRAEEAHFAESEDDEIAAATRWRW, encoded by the coding sequence ATGGGATCGCGGGCTGCACAACAGCGCCAGGAAGCCCGCCAGTTGGCGGCACGTCTCTCCGCGGAAGGCGTCCGGAACGTGGCGCTGACCTGGGTGGACAATGCGGGTATCGCCCGCGTCAAGACCGTGCCGGCCGAACGGCTCGCGGCCGCGGCGGAACGCGGAGTCGGGATGTCGCCCGTCTTCGACGTGTTCACCTCCGACGACGCCATCACCGCCTCCGACCACCTCGGCGGACCCGACGGCGACCTGCGGCTCTTCCCCGACCTGGACCGCGTCACCACGCTCGCCGCACAGCCCGGCTGGGCCTGGGCGCCGGCGGACCGCTACGACCAGCTCGGGCTGCCGCACGCCGCCTGCCAGCGGCAGTTCGCCCGGCGGATGACGGAGCGCGCGGCCACCGCCGGCCTGGAGCTGCGGATGGGCTTCGAAACCGAGTGGGTGGTCACCCGTGCCCCCGCGGGGCACCAGACCGCCACCGGCGACGAACCGCTCGACTACCCCTGCGCCGGCCCCGCCTACGGCATGACCCGGGTCGTCGAACTCTCCGACTACCTCCGCGATGTCACCGAGGCGCTGAGCGTCCAGGGCATCGACGTCCTCCAGCTCCACCCCGAGTACGCCCCCGGCCAGTTCGAGGTCACCACCGCCCCCGGCGACCCGGTCCGCGCCGCCGACGATGTGGTGCTGGTCCGCGAGACCATCCGCGCCGTCTCCGTCCGGCACGGACTGCGTGCCTCCTTCGCCCCGTCGTTCGTCGCCGGGCAGGTCGGCAACGGCTGCCACCTCCACCTCGGCCTGTACCGCGACGGCACCAGCCTGCACCGCAGCCCCGACGCCCCCTGGGGCCTGGCGCCGGACGCGGCGGCCTTCCTCGGCGGCGTCCTCGGCGCCCTGCCCGCCCTGCTCGCCATCGGCTGCCCCTCACCCGCCAGCTACCTGCGGCTGCAGCCCTCCCAATGGGCCGGCGTCTACCAGTGCTGGGGCGTGGAGAACCGGGAGGCGGCGCTGCGCCTGATCACCGGCGCCCCCGACGACCCGGACGGCGGACACGCCGAGATCAAGACATTCGACGCCGCCGCCAACCCGTACCTCGCGGTGGGCTCGGTCATCGCCGCCGGACTGCACGGCATCGACTCCGGGGACCGGCTGCCGGAACCGCAGACCGGTGACCCGGGCGTGCTCGGCGTCCGCGAGCGCGCCCGGCGGGGCATCGTCCGGCTGCCCGCCACCCTCACCGAGGCGGCCGACCGGCTGGAGAAGTCGGCCCCGCTGCACGAGGCGATGGGCGAGGTGCTGCACGGCGCGGTGCTCGCCGTCCGGCGCGCGGAGGAGGCCCACTTCGCCGAGAGCGAGGACGACGAGATCGCCGCGGCCACCCGCTGGCGCTGGTGA
- a CDS encoding amidohydrolase family protein, translated as MVRPADAVGSVPGDGLPPLVDHHCHGVLRQAPDPGTFAAYLTESDRPPAAGTTFFDTQAGFAVRRWCPPLLDLPAHCPPDRYLARRAELGPDETRRRLLRATGIGAYLLDTGLPGDLTGPAETAEDGGGAGFEVVRLETLAERIAAGSRDAEEFTDTLARAVRDAARTAVAFKSVAAYRHGLALDPAPPAPGAVHTAARSWLAAGAPRLTDPVLLRHLVQLAVATGRPLQLHTGFGDPDLRLDHADPALLTDLVRATAGTGTDLVLLHCYPYHRQAAYLAAVFPHVYADIGLTLTHTGPRAAAVLAEFLELAPFGKLLFSTDAYGLPELYAVGSALFRTALATVLGDWTASGAWSDEDARRVGAMIAADNARRVYGLPGG; from the coding sequence CTGGTGAGGCCCGCGGACGCGGTGGGAAGCGTCCCCGGCGACGGCCTGCCGCCGCTGGTGGACCACCACTGCCACGGAGTGCTCCGGCAGGCCCCGGACCCCGGGACGTTCGCCGCCTACCTCACCGAGTCGGACCGGCCGCCCGCCGCGGGCACCACCTTCTTCGACACCCAGGCGGGCTTCGCCGTGCGCCGCTGGTGCCCGCCGCTGCTCGACCTGCCGGCGCACTGCCCGCCCGACCGCTATCTGGCCCGCCGCGCCGAACTGGGCCCGGACGAGACCCGCCGCCGTCTGCTGCGTGCCACCGGCATCGGCGCCTACCTCCTGGACACCGGGCTGCCCGGCGACCTGACGGGCCCGGCCGAGACCGCGGAGGACGGCGGCGGCGCCGGCTTCGAGGTCGTACGGCTGGAGACCCTGGCCGAGCGGATCGCGGCCGGCTCCCGCGACGCGGAGGAGTTCACCGACACCCTCGCCCGTGCGGTCCGGGACGCCGCGCGCACCGCCGTCGCCTTCAAGTCGGTCGCCGCCTACCGCCACGGTCTCGCCCTGGATCCCGCGCCGCCCGCCCCGGGCGCGGTGCACACCGCCGCCCGCTCCTGGCTGGCCGCCGGCGCGCCCCGGCTCACCGACCCGGTCCTGCTGCGCCATCTCGTCCAGCTCGCCGTCGCCACCGGCCGCCCCCTCCAGCTCCACACCGGCTTCGGCGACCCCGACCTCCGGCTCGACCACGCCGACCCGGCGCTGCTGACCGACCTGGTGCGGGCCACCGCCGGCACCGGTACGGACCTCGTGCTGCTGCACTGCTACCCGTACCACCGCCAAGCCGCCTACCTGGCCGCCGTGTTCCCGCACGTCTACGCCGACATCGGGCTGACACTCACCCACACCGGCCCGCGCGCCGCGGCCGTGCTCGCCGAATTCCTGGAGCTCGCCCCCTTCGGCAAACTGCTCTTCTCCACCGACGCCTACGGCCTGCCGGAGCTGTATGCCGTCGGCAGCGCCCTGTTCCGGACCGCACTGGCGACCGTCCTCGGCGACTGGACGGCCTCCGGGGCGTGGTCCGACGAGGACGCCCGGCGGGTCGGCGCGATGATTGCCGCGGACAATGCCCGTAGGGTGTATGGGCTTCCGGGCGGCTGA
- a CDS encoding MFS transporter — translation MAPTTTPRKSDISPRSRIFADLTPLRLSPDYRRLWCGNTISWMGQQMTALAVSLQVYTLTHSTFAVGLVGLCSLVPLVVFGLYGGAIADTVDRRKLGLYSAAGATVMSLALATAALAGYHRVWLLYTVVALQAVCFAMNSPARSSMIPRLLPTEQLPAANALNSLTSNLGLMGGPMLGGVIVGLWGYQAAYLIDVAAFSGSLYAMWRLPSMRPEQGEGPRRRASVLDGLRFLATRPNLRMTFFSDLAAMVLAQPRALFPAVAVLWFAGDAKTVGLLVAAPAVGAVLGGLFSGWLGGIRRHGLAILIAVAAWGAAIASFGLSRQLWLGLFFLAVAGCADTISMVFRSTMLQAATPDAMRGRLQGVFIVVVAGGPRLGDFLAGSMADLTSPATAVIGGGLACVLVVTGLGLGRRAFARYDARDPQP, via the coding sequence GTGGCCCCTACAACGACCCCCAGGAAGAGCGATATATCCCCGCGCTCCCGGATATTCGCCGACCTGACCCCGCTGCGTCTCTCCCCGGACTACCGCCGCTTGTGGTGCGGCAACACCATCTCCTGGATGGGCCAGCAGATGACCGCGCTCGCGGTCTCCCTGCAGGTCTACACCCTCACCCACTCCACCTTCGCGGTCGGCCTGGTGGGCCTGTGCTCACTGGTCCCCCTGGTCGTCTTCGGGCTGTACGGCGGCGCCATCGCCGATACCGTCGACCGCCGCAAACTGGGCCTCTACAGCGCCGCGGGCGCCACCGTGATGTCCCTCGCACTGGCCACCGCGGCCCTGGCCGGATACCACCGGGTCTGGCTGCTCTACACCGTCGTCGCGCTCCAGGCCGTCTGCTTCGCGATGAACTCGCCGGCCCGCTCGTCGATGATCCCGCGGCTGCTGCCCACCGAACAGCTGCCGGCCGCCAACGCCCTCAACTCCCTGACCAGCAACCTCGGTCTGATGGGCGGACCGATGCTGGGCGGCGTCATCGTCGGTCTGTGGGGTTACCAGGCCGCCTACCTGATCGATGTGGCGGCCTTCAGCGGCTCGCTGTACGCGATGTGGCGGCTGCCGTCCATGCGGCCCGAGCAGGGGGAGGGGCCACGGCGCCGGGCCTCCGTACTGGACGGCCTGCGCTTTCTCGCCACCCGGCCGAATCTGCGGATGACGTTCTTCTCGGACCTGGCCGCGATGGTGCTCGCCCAGCCGCGCGCCCTGTTTCCCGCGGTCGCGGTGCTCTGGTTCGCCGGGGACGCCAAGACCGTCGGCCTCCTGGTCGCCGCGCCCGCGGTGGGCGCCGTACTGGGCGGGCTGTTCTCCGGCTGGCTCGGCGGGATCCGCCGGCACGGCCTGGCCATCCTGATCGCGGTGGCCGCCTGGGGCGCGGCCATCGCCTCCTTCGGTCTCTCCCGGCAGCTGTGGCTCGGCCTGTTCTTCCTGGCCGTCGCCGGCTGTGCGGACACCATCTCGATGGTGTTCCGCAGCACCATGCTGCAGGCCGCGACACCGGACGCGATGCGCGGCCGGCTCCAGGGCGTCTTCATCGTCGTGGTCGCCGGCGGGCCGCGGCTGGGCGACTTCCTCGCCGGATCCATGGCCGATCTGACCTCCCCGGCCACCGCGGTGATCGGCGGCGGGCTGGCCTGCGTCCTGGTGGTGACCGGCCTGGGCCTCGGCCGCCGCGCCTTCGCCCGCTACGACGCACGGGATCCGCAGCCTTAA